In one Rhodococcus sp. B50 genomic region, the following are encoded:
- a CDS encoding SRPBCC family protein: MVAMQTTPLTFESSVVVSATPDEVYALVSDVTRTGEWSPVCAKCWWDEGQGPEVGSFFTGRNVTPERTWETRSEVVVASPGREFAWSVGPGLVRWSYVIKPADAGTELTETWEFTEAGQEFFHEKFGAEAPAQIAAREQSARSGIPATLDAIKRILES, from the coding sequence ATGGTGGCCATGCAGACCACACCCCTGACCTTCGAGTCCTCCGTCGTCGTTTCCGCCACCCCCGACGAGGTGTACGCCCTCGTCTCCGATGTCACCCGCACCGGTGAGTGGTCTCCCGTCTGTGCGAAATGCTGGTGGGACGAAGGGCAGGGCCCCGAGGTCGGCTCCTTCTTCACCGGCCGGAACGTCACCCCCGAGCGCACCTGGGAGACCCGCTCGGAGGTCGTCGTCGCCTCCCCGGGCCGCGAATTCGCATGGTCGGTCGGTCCCGGTCTCGTGCGCTGGAGCTACGTCATCAAGCCCGCGGACGCCGGCACGGAACTGACGGAGACCTGGGAGTTCACCGAAGCGGGGCAGGAGTTCTTCCACGAGAAGTTCGGGGCGGAGGCACCCGCCCAGATCGCTGCGCGGGAACAGTCCGCCCGCAGCGGGATTCCGGCGACCCTGGACGCGATCAAGCGCATCCTCGAGAGCTGA
- a CDS encoding SDR family NAD(P)-dependent oxidoreductase, with translation MSSIRRTAVVTGATSERGIGLATARRYAEDGWAVVVLDLDGEKSAKVAAEIGSEYSVPSFGHEIDVADETSVQTAHDAVAAEVAAGNLPPVGAIANIAGITSPVPFLETSLELWNKVMAVNATGTYLVTRAFLPGMIENGWGRIVNMSSVSAQRGGGVFGKVPYSSAKAAVLGFTKSLARELGDSGVTVNAVTPGAVDTSIRVGSTPEQEAAICRDVPLGRTATTREVASVITFLSSEDAAYLTGTTVDINGGSHMH, from the coding sequence ATGTCCTCGATCCGACGCACCGCAGTCGTCACCGGCGCCACCTCCGAGCGCGGCATCGGCCTCGCGACCGCCCGCCGCTACGCCGAGGACGGCTGGGCCGTCGTCGTCCTCGATCTGGACGGCGAGAAATCCGCCAAGGTCGCCGCCGAGATCGGCAGCGAATACTCCGTCCCGTCCTTCGGACACGAGATCGATGTGGCCGATGAGACGTCGGTGCAGACAGCGCACGACGCCGTCGCCGCGGAAGTCGCCGCGGGCAACCTCCCACCCGTCGGCGCGATCGCGAACATCGCCGGCATCACCTCGCCGGTACCGTTCCTCGAGACGAGTCTCGAGCTGTGGAACAAGGTGATGGCCGTCAACGCCACCGGCACCTATCTCGTCACCCGCGCATTTCTGCCGGGCATGATCGAGAACGGATGGGGGCGCATCGTGAACATGTCGTCCGTCTCCGCCCAGCGCGGTGGCGGCGTCTTCGGCAAGGTCCCCTACTCGTCGGCGAAGGCCGCCGTCCTCGGGTTCACCAAGTCGCTCGCCCGCGAGCTCGGCGACAGTGGCGTCACCGTCAATGCGGTCACCCCCGGCGCGGTCGACACCAGCATCCGCGTCGGCAGCACCCCGGAGCAGGAAGCGGCCATCTGTCGCGACGTCCCGCTCGGACGCACCGCCACCACCCGCGAGGTGGCGTCGGTCATCACGTTCCTGTCCTCGGAGGATGCGGCCTACCTCACCGGCACGACCGTCGACATCAACGGCGGCAGCCACATGCACTGA
- a CDS encoding GlsB/YeaQ/YmgE family stress response membrane protein, translating into MLIIGIILFGLLVGAAAQLIVGRSGTGIDWTLACVAGIGGSFVGGLLISLLAGDGLELRPSGIIGSLVGAIIVTAAWSAWKSRSRQV; encoded by the coding sequence ATGTTGATCATCGGAATCATCCTGTTCGGGCTGCTCGTCGGTGCGGCGGCACAGCTCATCGTGGGCAGGTCCGGGACCGGCATCGACTGGACGCTCGCGTGCGTCGCGGGCATCGGTGGTTCGTTCGTCGGTGGTCTGCTCATCAGTCTCCTCGCGGGTGACGGACTCGAACTACGTCCCAGCGGAATCATCGGCTCCCTCGTCGGCGCAATCATCGTGACCGCCGCCTGGTCGGCTTGGAAGTCCCGGTCACGTCAGGTCTAG
- a CDS encoding Zn-ribbon domain-containing OB-fold protein translates to MAPHATQSCMTILRCGSCTTLLAPDAVRCSSCGSANLESAHCSGAGSIVSWKVVEPLDGGPQDDDAVTLAIVELDDGPWLYSKIEGSFPECADARVRVEFQATACGDGFPVFGVCAA, encoded by the coding sequence ATGGCGCCCCACGCGACGCAGAGCTGCATGACCATCCTGCGCTGCGGGAGTTGCACGACGCTGCTCGCTCCCGACGCAGTGCGCTGCTCCTCCTGTGGCAGCGCGAACCTCGAGTCCGCCCATTGCTCCGGTGCCGGCTCGATCGTGTCCTGGAAGGTCGTCGAGCCTCTCGATGGTGGCCCACAGGACGACGACGCCGTCACGCTCGCGATCGTCGAACTCGACGACGGGCCGTGGCTGTACTCGAAGATCGAAGGATCGTTCCCCGAATGTGCCGACGCCCGGGTGCGGGTCGAGTTCCAGGCGACGGCGTGCGGCGACGGGTTTCCCGTCTTCGGGGTCTGCGCGGCCTGA
- a CDS encoding GntR family transcriptional regulator yields MAAQPAALLGLERTSLRQQAVAALRTAITSGALAPSSPLVETELSEMLQISRGTLREAMRQLQQEGLISAGPRGRLYVRHLDAKEIRDIFAVRAALEALAVRDLAERADRASVIPALREALEAMAHAENDLEARIESDLNFHRLLCRLTGNETLMHSWQSLEGSIRMSIMFAGLEKAVGNMDVGRHSAIVDAIETGDSDKAASTVRSHMAWAASNLVS; encoded by the coding sequence ATGGCTGCTCAACCCGCTGCGCTACTGGGGCTCGAGAGGACCAGCCTGCGTCAGCAGGCCGTCGCCGCCCTGCGCACCGCGATCACGAGCGGAGCGCTCGCCCCGAGCAGCCCCCTCGTCGAAACCGAGCTGTCCGAAATGCTCCAGATCAGCCGGGGGACCCTGCGTGAGGCGATGCGCCAACTGCAGCAGGAAGGCCTGATCTCCGCCGGTCCCCGCGGGCGCCTCTACGTTCGGCACCTCGATGCCAAGGAGATCCGCGACATCTTCGCTGTGCGCGCGGCCCTGGAGGCACTGGCCGTCCGCGACCTCGCCGAACGGGCCGACCGTGCCTCGGTGATCCCGGCCCTGCGCGAAGCGCTCGAAGCCATGGCGCACGCCGAGAACGACCTCGAAGCGCGCATCGAGTCCGACCTGAACTTCCACCGACTTCTCTGCCGTCTCACCGGCAACGAAACGCTGATGCACTCGTGGCAGTCGCTCGAGGGATCGATCCGCATGTCGATCATGTTCGCAGGTCTGGAGAAGGCCGTCGGAAACATGGATGTCGGGCGTCACAGTGCCATCGTCGACGCCATCGAAACCGGCGACTCCGACAAGGCTGCGTCCACGGTGCGTTCGCACATGGCGTGGGCGGCAAGCAATCTCGTGTCCTGA
- a CDS encoding sugar phosphate isomerase/epimerase family protein, whose product MFHPRLGCSTISFRHLDLPTALRTIVDLGFVEIDLGALPGVCDHVPFALDADAVARVADEVAASGLRVRSVNGDVGDLDAPLLPEEQDRRDHHLDRLLTLTSRIGARALVLPCGHLDHRPIRSLDEDLDTVAAQLERARVRAEDFGVGLWTESLHVHRLCCDIARAARLTTRLSPDIGVVMDFSHIVASGSDPVEFVDLFASRIVHVHLRDAVPGNINLSIGNGHADFAGGLAALDARGYTGHFALELETRDITDPRRPESTSRAARFVTSLLS is encoded by the coding sequence GTGTTCCACCCTCGGCTCGGCTGCTCGACGATCAGCTTCCGCCACCTAGACCTGCCCACGGCGCTACGGACCATCGTCGATCTGGGTTTCGTCGAGATCGACCTCGGCGCCCTGCCCGGAGTGTGCGATCACGTCCCGTTCGCGCTCGACGCGGACGCCGTCGCCCGCGTCGCCGACGAGGTGGCAGCCTCGGGCCTGCGCGTCCGTAGCGTCAACGGCGACGTCGGCGACCTCGACGCGCCGTTGCTCCCCGAAGAACAGGACCGACGGGATCACCATCTCGACCGGTTGCTGACGCTCACCTCCCGCATCGGGGCACGCGCCCTGGTGCTCCCGTGCGGGCATCTCGACCACCGGCCGATCCGGTCCCTGGACGAAGACCTCGACACCGTCGCGGCTCAACTCGAACGGGCACGCGTCCGGGCCGAGGACTTCGGGGTGGGCCTGTGGACCGAATCGCTCCACGTCCATCGACTGTGCTGCGATATCGCTCGCGCCGCCCGACTGACGACACGCTTGTCCCCCGACATCGGCGTGGTGATGGACTTCAGCCACATCGTCGCGTCCGGGAGCGATCCCGTCGAGTTCGTGGATTTGTTCGCCTCCCGCATCGTCCATGTACATCTACGGGACGCGGTGCCCGGCAACATCAACCTCAGCATCGGCAACGGCCACGCCGACTTCGCCGGGGGCCTGGCTGCCCTCGACGCACGCGGGTACACCGGGCACTTCGCCCTCGAACTCGAAACCCGCGACATCACCGACCCTCGACGACCCGAAAGCACCTCTCGGGCCGCTCGATTCGTTACCTCCCTCCTATCCTGA
- a CDS encoding winged helix-turn-helix transcriptional regulator, translating into MSDTADHELLAVAAHRELLGQILDKWSLSVLTELCVAPRRFNELRRAVPGVTQKSLTSTLRRLERNGIIERRVVNSRPVAVEYRITSLGKTVREPIDALLLWASTNLPRIEEARRSFDDVPE; encoded by the coding sequence ATGTCGGATACTGCTGATCACGAACTGCTCGCCGTCGCCGCCCACCGAGAGCTGCTGGGGCAGATCCTCGACAAGTGGTCGCTGAGCGTGCTCACCGAATTGTGCGTTGCACCGCGGCGCTTCAACGAACTACGCCGCGCGGTTCCCGGGGTCACGCAGAAATCCCTCACCAGTACGCTGCGCAGACTCGAACGCAACGGGATCATCGAACGCCGAGTGGTGAACTCCCGACCGGTCGCAGTCGAGTACCGCATCACCTCACTGGGGAAGACTGTGCGCGAACCGATCGACGCTCTCCTGCTGTGGGCGTCGACGAATCTTCCCCGTATCGAGGAGGCGCGGCGCAGCTTCGACGATGTTCCCGAATGA
- a CDS encoding WhiB family transcriptional regulator: MTTLATPSGNRPDSALQQWQTRADCRFIDPSIFFPSDDESRGMRQRRERTAKQICTSCPVRIPCRDYALETRERHGIWGGTSEADRRRERHPQARNGRLVPSG; this comes from the coding sequence ATGACAACTCTTGCCACTCCATCCGGCAATCGACCGGACTCGGCGCTGCAGCAATGGCAGACGCGCGCCGACTGCCGATTCATCGATCCCTCGATCTTCTTCCCCTCGGACGACGAATCGCGCGGGATGCGGCAGCGTCGCGAACGAACGGCGAAACAGATCTGCACATCGTGTCCCGTCCGGATCCCGTGCCGGGACTACGCATTGGAAACCCGCGAACGTCACGGGATCTGGGGCGGAACCTCCGAAGCCGACCGTCGCCGCGAACGACATCCGCAGGCGCGGAACGGACGACTGGTGCCGTCGGGATGA
- a CDS encoding FAD-dependent monooxygenase, which yields MHEVAVVGCGPTGMMLAGELRLAGVDVIVLERRESQELAGSRGGGIHARTIELLDQRGIAERFLAEGRTVNTVTFGGTRLDVGRLPTPHPYTLALFQNHIERLLLQWVEELGVPIRRNIKVVGVHADEENVRLRFASGETMQARYVVGADGGRSVVRREAGIGFEGPDATRSSLIAEVRVTEELPTDVKIDERGVHGLYPMGEGRARVVVTETELGPPTPPTLDDLRRELIHVFGTDFGVHDPTWLSRFTDATRQATTYRAGRVLLAGDAAHVHSPTGGLGIGLGIQDAVNLGWKLGQVARGVSGEDLLDTYHAERYPAGARALKFTMAQSLFQKADPRQEAVRELIDEVLRVDDAGSPIAALLSGLDVAYDLGKGHPLVGRRMPDLDIVVEEKVVRVFELMHQARPILFRFDGLPIDSEDLPDHIDSVRARYGGVWELPMLGVVDAPTAVFVRPDGHVAWVGEGSTDGLDDALAKWCGGAGRDRRNE from the coding sequence ATGCACGAGGTAGCGGTTGTCGGCTGCGGGCCGACAGGAATGATGCTGGCGGGGGAGCTGCGCCTGGCCGGGGTGGACGTCATCGTTCTCGAACGTCGCGAATCGCAGGAACTCGCAGGGTCGCGGGGCGGTGGTATCCACGCCCGCACCATCGAACTGCTCGATCAAAGAGGAATAGCCGAGCGCTTCCTCGCCGAGGGGCGAACGGTGAACACCGTGACCTTCGGGGGCACCAGGCTCGACGTGGGCCGTCTGCCCACCCCCCATCCGTACACGCTCGCGTTGTTCCAGAACCACATCGAACGACTGTTGCTGCAGTGGGTCGAGGAACTCGGCGTGCCGATCCGGCGGAACATCAAGGTCGTCGGGGTCCACGCAGACGAGGAGAACGTCCGTCTTCGGTTCGCATCAGGGGAGACGATGCAGGCTCGGTACGTGGTGGGTGCCGACGGTGGGCGCAGTGTCGTGCGCCGCGAGGCCGGGATCGGTTTCGAAGGGCCCGATGCGACACGCAGCAGCCTGATCGCCGAAGTACGGGTCACCGAGGAACTCCCCACCGACGTTAAGATCGACGAACGCGGCGTCCACGGTCTGTACCCGATGGGGGAGGGCCGAGCGCGGGTCGTGGTGACCGAAACCGAACTGGGACCTCCCACGCCGCCGACGCTCGACGACCTGCGACGAGAACTGATCCACGTGTTCGGCACCGATTTCGGTGTGCACGATCCCACCTGGCTCTCGCGGTTCACTGACGCGACCAGGCAGGCGACGACCTATCGCGCGGGCCGGGTCCTGCTCGCGGGCGACGCCGCACACGTGCATTCACCCACCGGCGGACTGGGTATCGGCCTGGGTATCCAGGATGCCGTCAACCTCGGCTGGAAACTCGGGCAGGTCGCGCGAGGGGTCTCGGGGGAGGACCTGCTCGACACCTATCACGCCGAACGGTACCCGGCCGGGGCGCGGGCGCTGAAATTCACGATGGCCCAATCTCTTTTCCAGAAGGCCGATCCGCGCCAGGAGGCCGTGCGCGAGCTGATCGACGAGGTGCTTCGCGTCGACGACGCCGGATCACCGATCGCGGCGTTGCTCTCCGGCCTCGACGTCGCCTATGACCTCGGTAAGGGCCATCCGCTGGTGGGGCGGCGGATGCCGGATCTCGACATCGTTGTCGAGGAAAAGGTAGTGCGCGTGTTCGAACTCATGCACCAGGCCCGTCCGATCCTGTTTCGATTCGACGGCCTACCAATTGATTCCGAGGACCTACCCGATCACATCGACAGTGTGCGAGCGCGCTACGGCGGCGTATGGGAGTTGCCGATGCTCGGTGTCGTGGACGCGCCTACGGCGGTGTTTGTCCGTCCCGACGGGCACGTGGCATGGGTGGGAGAGGGCTCGACGGACGGTCTCGACGACGCGCTCGCGAAATGGTGCGGCGGTGCAGGCCGCGATCGTCGGAACGAGTGA
- a CDS encoding RidA family protein, with protein sequence MPVTLFSPADMLPNAPYHHVALATGTRQVHIAGQVAHMPDGSSIPADLAGQVSQTLRNVARGLAGADASFRDVVRLTFYVTDWHPDKIQEFMTGVQGVAQEIGLPDPMPPASLIGVAALYEPTVLVEMEATAVVDR encoded by the coding sequence ATGCCCGTCACCCTGTTCAGCCCTGCAGACATGCTGCCGAACGCGCCCTACCATCACGTCGCCCTCGCGACCGGAACACGGCAGGTCCACATCGCCGGCCAGGTCGCGCACATGCCGGACGGTTCATCGATCCCCGCCGATCTGGCCGGTCAGGTGTCCCAGACCTTACGGAACGTCGCCCGGGGCCTGGCCGGAGCCGACGCGAGCTTCCGCGACGTCGTGCGTCTGACGTTCTACGTCACAGACTGGCATCCGGACAAGATCCAGGAGTTCATGACCGGCGTTCAGGGCGTGGCGCAGGAAATCGGACTGCCCGATCCGATGCCGCCGGCGTCGCTGATCGGAGTCGCGGCGCTCTACGAGCCCACAGTACTCGTAGAGATGGAAGCCACCGCGGTAGTCGACCGCTGA
- a CDS encoding alkene reductase — protein sequence MDLFTPVALGDLELANRIVMAPLTRLRGGSAGVPGDLIVEHYRQRASVGLIIAEGTYVNFESQAFVGQPGIVTDEQVAGWRRVADAVHDRDGRIVVQLMHGGRVTHPGVNGGRRVVAPSAIAIDGQVHTEQDKQPYPVPHALTTGEIPSVVDDFVASARRAIDAGLDGVEVHSANGYLLHEFLSPVSNVRDDEYGGSVENRTRLVVEVVKAVSDAVGAGRVGLRISPEHNIQDALETDRNDVRAVYGALVDELQPLGLAYLSVLHKEPTGDLVQELRKRFGGKVIANSGFGSPTTRDEALQLIEDSHADAVAVGRALIANPDLVERWRDGQPENAPRPELFYASGAEGYTDYPFLQTV from the coding sequence ATGGACCTGTTCACACCTGTAGCCCTCGGAGACCTCGAACTCGCGAACCGTATCGTCATGGCGCCGCTGACCCGCCTGCGTGGTGGTTCGGCCGGTGTACCCGGAGATCTGATCGTCGAGCACTACCGCCAGCGGGCGAGTGTCGGTCTGATCATCGCCGAGGGAACCTATGTGAACTTCGAATCCCAGGCCTTCGTCGGCCAGCCCGGAATCGTCACCGACGAGCAGGTCGCCGGCTGGCGCCGCGTGGCGGACGCCGTGCACGACCGCGACGGTCGCATCGTGGTTCAGTTGATGCACGGCGGTCGCGTCACACATCCGGGCGTCAACGGCGGCCGACGGGTCGTCGCGCCGAGCGCCATCGCGATCGACGGCCAGGTGCACACCGAGCAGGACAAGCAGCCCTACCCCGTGCCCCATGCACTGACTACCGGCGAGATCCCTTCCGTCGTCGACGACTTCGTCGCCTCGGCCCGCCGCGCCATCGACGCCGGACTCGACGGCGTCGAGGTCCACAGCGCCAACGGCTACCTGCTGCACGAATTCCTCTCTCCCGTCTCGAACGTGCGGGACGACGAATACGGCGGTTCGGTGGAGAATCGGACCCGGCTGGTCGTCGAGGTCGTCAAGGCCGTGTCGGACGCAGTCGGTGCCGGACGCGTCGGGCTGCGGATCTCCCCCGAACACAACATCCAGGACGCGCTCGAGACCGATCGCAACGATGTGCGCGCCGTCTACGGCGCTCTCGTCGACGAACTGCAGCCCCTCGGCCTGGCTTATCTGTCCGTCCTGCACAAGGAACCGACCGGCGATCTGGTACAGGAACTTCGGAAGCGTTTCGGCGGCAAGGTGATCGCCAACAGCGGGTTCGGTTCGCCGACCACCCGCGACGAAGCTCTGCAGCTGATCGAGGATTCGCACGCCGACGCCGTGGCGGTCGGTCGCGCGCTGATCGCCAATCCCGACCTGGTCGAGCGCTGGCGGGACGGGCAGCCGGAGAACGCACCGCGTCCGGAGCTGTTCTACGCGTCCGGGGCCGAGGGGTACACCGACTACCCGTTCCTGCAGACCGTCTGA
- a CDS encoding transketolase, with amino-acid sequence MTTTAHPRPGIAPPRNERLAAIDEFAYRLRHNVLDMGQEQGQGYVGQALGAADILATVYGDHLRFRADDPHWDRRDRFLLSTGHYAIGLYAALAEAGIISRDELLTYGSDDSRLPMSGMSTYTPGMEISGGSLGHGLPIAVGMALGLRHQNSPARVFNFLSDGELDEGSTWEAAMSAHHHRLGNLIAMVDINALQADGATSGVLSTEPVHDKWTACGWRTYRVDGNDTGALLDAFDAAVADAAPTGSPAIVLCDTRVGKGVPLLEAREKAHFMRIDEDEWQICRDQLTAGHNREDVR; translated from the coding sequence GTGACCACCACAGCGCATCCCCGTCCCGGCATCGCCCCGCCTCGGAACGAGCGACTCGCCGCCATCGACGAATTCGCCTACCGTCTCCGACACAACGTGCTCGACATGGGCCAGGAACAAGGGCAGGGCTACGTCGGCCAGGCGCTCGGCGCCGCGGACATCCTCGCCACCGTCTACGGAGACCATCTGCGCTTCCGCGCCGACGACCCGCACTGGGACCGCCGCGACCGGTTCCTCCTGTCGACCGGCCACTACGCCATCGGCCTGTACGCGGCGCTCGCGGAGGCCGGGATCATCTCGCGCGACGAGTTGCTCACCTACGGCTCGGACGACTCGCGCCTGCCGATGTCGGGCATGTCGACCTATACCCCCGGCATGGAGATCTCCGGCGGCTCGCTCGGCCACGGCCTTCCGATCGCCGTCGGCATGGCACTGGGCCTGCGTCACCAGAATTCACCGGCACGGGTCTTCAATTTCTTGTCCGACGGCGAACTCGACGAAGGGTCGACCTGGGAAGCGGCCATGAGCGCGCACCACCACCGGCTCGGCAACCTCATCGCGATGGTCGACATCAATGCACTGCAGGCGGACGGTGCCACCAGCGGAGTGCTGAGCACCGAACCGGTCCACGACAAGTGGACAGCCTGCGGATGGCGTACCTACCGCGTCGACGGCAACGACACCGGCGCACTGCTCGACGCCTTCGACGCAGCGGTCGCCGATGCCGCTCCGACCGGATCGCCCGCGATCGTCCTGTGCGACACGCGCGTCGGCAAGGGCGTTCCGTTGCTCGAGGCGCGGGAGAAGGCGCACTTCATGCGTATCGACGAAGACGAATGGCAGATCTGCCGCGACCAGCTGACCGCCGGCCACAACCGCGAGGACGTCCGATGA
- a CDS encoding transketolase family protein, giving the protein MTTTAPKLKTSAMIASFVDPGQRTTAAPFGHALVAAAQEDARIVGLSADLAKYTDMHIFAEAFPDRFFQMGMAEQLLLGAAAGMAETGLIPFASTYSVFAARRAYDFLCLDIAEPNLNVNIVGGLPGLTTGYGPSHQATEDIAIFRGMPNLTIVDPCDSIDIEQAVPQLAASDGPTYLRLLRGKVATVLDEYDYRFELGKAKVLRGGNDVVFVTSGLMTMRALQAADVLATHRVDVGVVHTPTIKPFDAATVLAEIDTDRLAVTLENHTVVGGLFETVAAAVVGAGLGKRVVPIGLPDRFLDAGALPTLHDRYGLSTDRVVARVLDELG; this is encoded by the coding sequence ATGACCACCACCGCCCCCAAGCTCAAGACCTCGGCAATGATCGCCTCCTTCGTCGACCCGGGTCAGCGGACCACCGCCGCGCCGTTCGGCCACGCGCTGGTCGCGGCGGCTCAGGAGGACGCCCGGATCGTCGGTCTGTCCGCAGATCTTGCGAAGTACACCGACATGCACATCTTCGCCGAGGCGTTCCCGGACCGCTTCTTCCAGATGGGCATGGCCGAGCAGCTGCTCCTCGGCGCTGCGGCCGGCATGGCAGAGACCGGCCTGATCCCGTTCGCGTCGACGTATTCGGTGTTCGCTGCGCGCCGCGCGTACGACTTCCTGTGCCTGGACATCGCCGAGCCGAACCTCAACGTCAACATCGTCGGCGGGCTGCCCGGCCTGACCACCGGTTACGGTCCCAGCCACCAGGCCACCGAAGACATCGCCATCTTCCGGGGCATGCCCAACCTGACGATCGTCGACCCATGCGACTCCATCGACATCGAACAGGCCGTGCCGCAGCTCGCCGCCAGTGATGGACCCACCTATCTCCGTCTGCTCCGGGGCAAGGTCGCCACCGTCCTCGACGAGTACGACTACCGCTTCGAACTCGGCAAGGCCAAGGTGCTTCGCGGTGGGAACGACGTCGTCTTCGTCACCAGCGGGCTGATGACCATGAGGGCGTTGCAGGCGGCGGACGTGCTGGCGACCCACAGGGTGGACGTCGGGGTCGTCCACACGCCCACGATCAAGCCGTTCGACGCGGCCACGGTCCTGGCGGAGATCGACACCGACCGACTGGCGGTGACTCTCGAGAACCACACCGTGGTGGGCGGACTCTTCGAGACCGTCGCTGCCGCGGTCGTCGGGGCGGGACTGGGAAAGAGAGTTGTCCCCATCGGGCTTCCCGACCGGTTCCTCGACGCCGGGGCGCTGCCGACCCTGCACGATCGGTACGGATTGAGTACCGACCGGGTGGTCGCGCGGGTGCTCGACGAGCTCGGCTGA
- a CDS encoding MFS transporter, producing MSTEALEMRGPVEGTKDAKRVAVGSSVGAVIETYDFIGFGTAAALYFGTAFFPSGDPVIGTLAAFATLGVGFAARPLGGILGGHLGDKVGRKPVLVASLIVMGLATFAIGLLPTYGQVGLIAPALLVTVRIIQGLAFGAEWGGAILMSYEHAPWKSKGRYTGIVQAGFPVGLLLANLVFLFSVHLGGDWAWRVPFLASIILVAVGLIIRSKVPESPVFEDVKDSGEIAASPVLDSIRKDWRDILRGIGLRVAETAGYAVSITYMISYLHENDLAGKSETLLALCVASAIGIFATVGWATLTDRIGRRPVYLGVCAFAALFGVPMFLLVNTGMFVLILATVVIAYAVCQNALAGAQGAWFPELFRAARRASGASLAYQISAMVSGFTPFITALLYFAIGWIGPALLFSFYGLVGLVCALVTRETWGPSERRLADQATRSNSHPSDRPDSPLPGGAHAASSTKEKELL from the coding sequence ATGAGCACAGAAGCGCTCGAGATGCGAGGTCCCGTCGAGGGCACCAAGGACGCCAAACGCGTCGCGGTCGGTTCCTCCGTCGGCGCCGTCATCGAGACCTACGACTTCATCGGCTTCGGCACCGCCGCAGCGTTGTACTTCGGGACGGCCTTCTTCCCCAGTGGCGATCCCGTCATCGGTACTCTCGCCGCCTTCGCCACCCTCGGGGTCGGATTCGCCGCTCGACCCCTCGGCGGGATCCTCGGTGGTCACCTCGGTGACAAGGTGGGGCGCAAACCGGTCCTCGTCGCCTCACTGATCGTCATGGGCCTGGCCACCTTCGCCATCGGCCTCCTTCCGACCTACGGCCAGGTCGGTCTCATCGCGCCGGCGTTGCTGGTGACCGTCCGCATCATCCAGGGACTCGCCTTCGGCGCCGAATGGGGCGGGGCCATCCTGATGAGTTACGAACACGCACCGTGGAAATCGAAGGGCCGCTACACCGGCATCGTCCAAGCGGGATTCCCCGTCGGGCTGTTGTTGGCCAACCTCGTGTTCCTGTTCAGCGTCCACCTCGGTGGCGACTGGGCGTGGCGGGTGCCGTTCCTCGCGAGCATCATCCTCGTCGCCGTCGGACTGATCATCCGGTCCAAGGTGCCCGAATCCCCGGTCTTCGAAGACGTCAAGGACAGCGGTGAGATCGCTGCTTCTCCGGTCCTCGATTCCATCAGGAAGGACTGGCGCGACATCCTCCGCGGCATCGGTCTGCGTGTGGCCGAAACCGCCGGCTACGCCGTGTCGATCACCTACATGATCTCCTACCTCCACGAGAACGACCTCGCCGGGAAGTCGGAAACCCTGCTGGCGCTGTGCGTGGCCTCGGCGATCGGTATCTTCGCCACGGTCGGCTGGGCCACTCTGACCGACCGGATCGGCCGCCGGCCCGTGTATCTCGGGGTCTGCGCGTTCGCCGCTCTGTTCGGGGTACCGATGTTCCTCCTGGTCAACACCGGCATGTTCGTGCTGATCCTCGCCACCGTCGTGATCGCCTACGCCGTCTGCCAGAACGCCCTCGCCGGAGCGCAAGGTGCCTGGTTCCCCGAACTGTTCCGAGCGGCGCGCCGCGCCTCGGGAGCGTCCCTGGCCTACCAGATCTCGGCGATGGTCTCCGGGTTCACCCCGTTCATCACGGCGCTGCTCTACTTCGCCATCGGCTGGATCGGCCCGGCCCTGTTGTTCAGCTTCTACGGCCTGGTCGGTCTCGTCTGCGCCCTTGTCACCCGCGAGACCTGGGGGCCGAGCGAGCGCCGCCTCGCCGATCAGGCGACCCGGTCGAACTCACACCCTTCCGATCGCCCCGACAGCCCGCTGCCCGGCGGAGCCCACGCGGCATCGAGCACCAAGGAAAAGGAACTTCTGTGA